One part of the Pseudomonas sp. MYb118 genome encodes these proteins:
- a CDS encoding DUF2058 domain-containing protein has product MSISLRDQLLKAGLVNQKQAKQVGKEKQKQQRLAHKGQIELDDSQQRAAQEAKAEKVKRDQELNRQQQEKAEAKARVAQIKQLIEATRLPKLTTEDYYNFVDDKKVKRLSVNALMRNKLSNGSLAIVHHAGGYEVIPREAALKIQERDPQRIVQMNVQTEEAAAEDDPYAAFQIPDDLMW; this is encoded by the coding sequence ATGAGCATTTCCCTTCGCGACCAGTTGCTCAAAGCAGGGCTGGTCAACCAGAAGCAGGCCAAGCAGGTCGGCAAAGAGAAGCAGAAGCAGCAGCGCCTGGCCCACAAGGGGCAGATCGAACTCGATGACTCGCAGCAGCGTGCCGCCCAGGAAGCCAAGGCCGAGAAGGTCAAGCGCGACCAGGAGCTGAACCGCCAGCAGCAGGAGAAGGCTGAGGCCAAGGCCCGTGTCGCGCAGATCAAGCAACTGATCGAAGCCACGCGCCTGCCGAAGCTGACCACCGAGGACTACTACAACTTCGTTGACGACAAGAAGGTCAAGCGCCTGTCCGTCAACGCGCTGATGCGCAACAAGCTCAGCAACGGCTCGCTGGCGATCGTCCACCATGCCGGCGGTTACGAAGTGATCCCCCGTGAAGCGGCCCTGAAGATCCAGGAACGCGACCCGCAGCGCATCGTGCAGATGAACGTGCAGACCGAAGAGGCGGCGGCTGAGGACGATCCGTACGCAGCCTTCCAGATCCCTGACGATCTGATGTGGTAA
- the fabB gene encoding beta-ketoacyl-ACP synthase I, with translation MRRVVITGLGIVSCLGNDKETVSANLRASRPGIRFNPEYAEMGLRSQVSGSIDLNLEELIDRKIYRFVGHAAAYAYLAMKDAITDSGLTEEQVSNPRTGLIAGSGGASTLNQMEALDILREKGVKRVGPYRVTRTMSSTVSACLATPFKIKGLNYSIASACATSAHCIGTAMEQIQMGKQDIVFAGGGEEEHWSQSFLFDAMGALSSKRNDTPEKASRAYDADRDGFVIAGGGGMVVVEELEHALARGAKIYAEIVGYGATSDGYDMVAPSGEGAIRCMQQALSTVDTPIDYLNTHGTSTPVGDVAEMKGVREVFGDKAPAISSTKSLSGHSLGAAGVHEAIYCMLMMEGNFIAGSANIDELDPEVADLPVLTKTQENAKIDTVMSNSFGFGGTNATLVLKRWAGK, from the coding sequence ATGCGCCGCGTCGTTATCACTGGTCTGGGCATCGTTTCGTGCCTGGGCAATGACAAAGAGACCGTCTCCGCTAACCTGCGTGCAAGCCGCCCGGGCATCCGGTTCAACCCGGAATATGCCGAAATGGGTCTGCGTAGCCAGGTTTCCGGCTCCATCGACCTCAACCTTGAAGAACTGATCGATCGCAAGATCTATCGTTTCGTCGGCCATGCAGCGGCTTACGCCTACCTGGCCATGAAAGACGCCATCACCGATTCCGGCCTGACCGAAGAGCAAGTGTCCAATCCGCGTACCGGCCTGATCGCCGGTTCCGGTGGCGCGTCCACGCTCAACCAGATGGAAGCGCTGGACATCCTGCGCGAGAAAGGCGTGAAGCGCGTCGGCCCATACCGCGTAACGCGGACCATGAGCAGCACCGTTTCCGCGTGCCTGGCCACCCCGTTCAAGATCAAGGGCCTGAACTACTCCATCGCTTCTGCCTGCGCCACCAGTGCTCACTGCATCGGTACCGCCATGGAACAGATCCAGATGGGCAAGCAGGACATCGTGTTCGCCGGCGGCGGTGAAGAAGAGCACTGGAGCCAGTCGTTCCTGTTCGACGCCATGGGCGCCCTGTCCAGCAAGCGCAACGACACTCCGGAAAAAGCCTCCCGCGCCTACGATGCCGACCGTGACGGTTTTGTCATCGCCGGCGGTGGCGGCATGGTCGTGGTCGAAGAGCTGGAACACGCTCTGGCCCGCGGCGCGAAGATCTACGCGGAAATCGTTGGCTACGGCGCGACTTCCGACGGCTACGACATGGTTGCCCCAAGTGGCGAAGGCGCGATCCGCTGCATGCAGCAGGCGCTGTCCACCGTCGACACCCCGATCGACTACCTGAACACCCACGGCACCTCGACCCCGGTCGGCGACGTCGCGGAAATGAAAGGTGTGCGTGAAGTGTTCGGCGACAAGGCTCCGGCCATCAGCTCCACCAAGAGCCTGTCGGGTCACTCCCTGGGCGCCGCCGGCGTTCACGAAGCGATCTACTGCATGCTGATGATGGAAGGCAACTTCATTGCCGGCTCCGCCAACATCGACGAACTGGACCCTGAAGTGGCTGACCTGCCAGTCCTGACCAAGACCCAGGAAAACGCCAAGATCGACACCGTGATGAGCAACAGCTTCGGTTTCGGTGGCACCAACGCAACGCTGGTACTCAAGCGCTGGGCTGGCAAGTAA
- a CDS encoding ATP-binding protein: MTFRRRWDINTRTQIISLGPALLLTLLLISFFTFVRIQDLRQELNHTGQLIANQLAPAAEYGVISGNNEVLDSLLKATLATPNVRFLEIQDSANRILVYVEHPAESHNRSQQVEVFQAPVRLQRIALQSDFFQGSKVASTLPGEDYLGRVIVGLSSDAFSKRQQEILFKAGILALFALLFTYLIARRLAGSLSQPIRDIGNAVKAIQSGDYTTPLPIVDDAELGALSQHINNLAAGLEQASREQHQAMAQLIQTREEAEKANNAKSDFLAMMSHELRTPMNGVLGMLQLLETTEMTEEQVDYAALASESTEHLLKVINDILDFSRIERSELELEHIAFNLADLIGSCAQSFQHSAAQRGLHLALQIPQDMQALQVQGDPTRIRQILVNLVGNALKFTEQGRVSIEAQWQSLDHELLWFTCTVRDSGIGIPAESLESMFNAFQQADSSISRRYGGTGLGLPIARTLAERMGGTLRAQSEEGRGSAFTLEIPLARYKQTLPVLTPRAPAGAGDGAGHNVLLVEDNPVNQTVIEAMLRSLGFTVSVATDGAQAIRSAESLIFDAILMDCRLPIIDGYEATRQIRQLPGCSDLPIIALTANALQGDRETCLSAGMNDYLAKPFKRTDLQQILQRWVQ, translated from the coding sequence ATGACTTTCCGTCGTCGTTGGGACATCAACACCCGCACGCAAATCATCAGCCTCGGCCCGGCCCTGCTGCTGACCTTGCTGTTGATCAGTTTCTTCACCTTCGTGCGGATCCAGGATTTGCGCCAGGAGCTCAACCACACCGGCCAACTGATTGCCAACCAACTGGCACCGGCGGCGGAATACGGGGTGATTTCCGGCAACAACGAAGTGCTCGACAGCTTGCTCAAGGCCACCCTGGCCACGCCGAACGTGCGTTTTCTGGAAATCCAGGACAGTGCCAACCGGATTCTGGTGTACGTCGAACACCCGGCGGAAAGCCATAACCGCTCGCAACAGGTCGAAGTGTTCCAGGCACCGGTGCGGCTGCAACGGATCGCGCTGCAAAGCGATTTTTTCCAGGGCAGCAAAGTCGCCAGTACCCTACCCGGCGAGGATTACCTGGGCCGGGTGATCGTAGGCCTGTCCAGCGACGCCTTCAGCAAGCGCCAGCAGGAAATCCTGTTCAAGGCCGGCATCCTTGCGCTGTTTGCCCTGTTGTTCACCTACCTGATCGCCCGGCGCCTGGCCGGCAGCCTGTCACAGCCGATCCGCGATATCGGCAATGCGGTCAAGGCGATCCAGAGCGGCGACTACACCACCCCGCTGCCGATTGTCGACGACGCCGAACTCGGCGCCCTGTCGCAGCACATCAATAACCTGGCCGCCGGCCTCGAACAGGCCAGTCGCGAACAGCATCAGGCCATGGCGCAACTGATCCAGACCCGCGAAGAGGCGGAAAAGGCCAACAACGCCAAATCCGATTTCCTGGCGATGATGAGCCACGAGTTGCGCACACCGATGAATGGCGTGCTCGGCATGTTGCAGTTGCTGGAAACCACCGAGATGACCGAAGAGCAGGTCGATTACGCGGCGCTGGCCTCGGAGTCCACCGAGCACCTGCTCAAAGTCATCAACGACATTCTCGACTTCTCGCGCATCGAACGCTCGGAACTGGAACTGGAGCACATTGCGTTCAACCTGGCGGACCTGATCGGCAGTTGCGCCCAGTCGTTCCAGCACAGCGCGGCGCAACGCGGGCTGCACCTGGCGTTGCAGATTCCGCAAGACATGCAGGCTTTGCAGGTTCAGGGCGATCCGACGCGCATCCGCCAGATCCTGGTGAACCTGGTCGGCAACGCGCTGAAGTTCACCGAGCAGGGCCGCGTCAGCATCGAAGCGCAATGGCAATCGCTGGATCACGAACTGCTGTGGTTCACCTGCACCGTGCGCGACAGCGGCATCGGCATTCCGGCCGAAAGCCTGGAGTCGATGTTCAACGCCTTCCAGCAGGCCGACAGTTCGATTTCCCGCCGCTACGGTGGCACCGGCCTGGGCCTGCCGATCGCCCGCACACTGGCCGAACGCATGGGCGGCACGTTGCGCGCCCAGAGTGAAGAAGGTCGCGGCTCGGCGTTCACCCTGGAAATCCCGCTGGCGCGCTACAAACAGACGCTACCGGTGCTGACGCCCCGCGCCCCCGCCGGCGCGGGTGACGGCGCCGGTCACAATGTGCTGCTGGTGGAGGACAACCCGGTCAACCAGACCGTCATCGAAGCCATGCTGCGCAGCCTGGGGTTCACCGTGAGCGTCGCCACGGACGGCGCCCAGGCGATACGCAGCGCCGAAAGCCTGATTTTCGATGCGATCCTGATGGACTGCCGGTTGCCGATCATCGACGGCTACGAGGCCACCCGACAAATTCGCCAACTGCCCGGCTGCAGTGATCTGCCGATCATCGCGCTGACGGCCAACGCCTTGCAGGGCGACCGGGAAACCTGCCTGTCGGCGGGAATGAACGATTACCTGGCCAAGCCGTTCAAACGTACGGATTTGCAGCAGATTCTCCAACGATGGGTGCAGTAG
- a CDS encoding ABC transporter substrate-binding protein — MNSRLSRKTSPPRRLLAGLYLVLVGWLASLSAGAEDIVLTGADDSPGVHAFATALGELRPGDTVRFQPLASLPAPSQLPARTRLILLDLPSLDWRLQDTQGPATLVLRISRLQARQRLGTTLPARLSLLWSDPPPQRQLQLTRALLPQARRVGVLYDQHSEFLLGELRQTADALGLQIISERWDNIHDSRPLQSLLKKSDVLLGLDDPDLYNPKTAKNLLLSSYARQTALIGPNAAFVKAGSLATSYSDQNDWLAILDELLDRPPATWPRAHYAEHFKVLSNPQVARSLGIEQIDEALVATQLAAGESRP; from the coding sequence ATGAACTCGCGCCTGTCCCGCAAGACCTCACCCCCTCGCCGCCTGCTCGCCGGATTGTACCTGGTGCTGGTCGGCTGGCTGGCGAGCCTGTCGGCCGGTGCCGAAGACATTGTGCTCACCGGCGCCGACGACAGCCCCGGCGTTCACGCGTTTGCCACGGCCCTTGGTGAACTGCGCCCCGGCGACACCGTACGTTTTCAACCGCTGGCCAGTCTGCCGGCACCGAGCCAGTTACCCGCCAGGACCCGCCTGATCCTGCTGGACCTGCCGAGTCTCGACTGGCGCCTGCAGGACACCCAGGGCCCGGCGACGTTGGTGCTGCGCATCAGCCGCCTGCAAGCCCGGCAGCGCCTGGGCACTACGTTGCCCGCACGCTTGAGCCTGCTGTGGAGCGATCCGCCGCCGCAACGGCAATTGCAGCTGACCCGCGCCCTGCTGCCTCAAGCCCGACGGGTGGGCGTGCTGTATGACCAGCACAGCGAATTTCTCCTCGGCGAGTTGCGTCAAACCGCGGATGCGCTCGGCCTGCAAATCATCAGCGAGCGCTGGGACAACATCCATGACAGCCGCCCGCTACAGAGCCTGCTGAAAAAAAGCGACGTGTTGTTGGGTCTTGATGACCCGGACCTGTACAACCCCAAGACCGCGAAAAACCTGCTGCTCAGCAGCTACGCGCGACAAACTGCACTGATCGGCCCCAACGCGGCATTCGTCAAGGCCGGCAGCCTCGCCACCAGTTACTCCGACCAGAACGATTGGCTGGCCATACTCGATGAACTGCTCGACCGCCCCCCGGCCACCTGGCCACGCGCGCATTACGCCGAACACTTCAAAGTCCTGAGCAACCCGCAAGTGGCTCGTTCATTGGGGATTGAACAGATCGACGAAGCGCTGGTCGCAACACAGTTGGCCGCAGGAGAAAGCCGCCCATGA
- a CDS encoding NAD(P)H-dependent glycerol-3-phosphate dehydrogenase yields the protein MTEQRPIAVLGGGSFGTAVANLLAENGHQVRLWMRDPEQAKAIAVNRENPRYLKGIKVLAAVEPTTDLLATLQGSELCFVALPSSALRSVLAPHAQLLSGKMLVSLTKGIEAHTFKLMSEILEEIAPQARIGVLSGPNLAREVAEHALTATVVASEDEELCQKVQAALHGRTFRVYASADRFGVELGGALKNVYAIIAGMAVALGMGENTKSMLITRALAEMTRFAVNQGANPMTFLGLAGVGDLIVTCSSPKSRNYQVGFALGQGLSLDEAVTRLGEVAEGVNTLKVLKAKAQEVGVYMPLVAGLHAILFEGRTLNQVIELLMRGEPKTDVDFISTSGFN from the coding sequence ATGACTGAACAGCGCCCGATTGCGGTCCTGGGAGGCGGAAGTTTTGGTACCGCCGTGGCTAACCTGCTGGCCGAGAACGGACATCAGGTCCGTCTGTGGATGCGTGACCCCGAGCAGGCCAAGGCCATTGCGGTCAATCGCGAGAACCCGCGCTACCTCAAGGGCATCAAGGTGCTGGCGGCCGTGGAGCCGACCACCGACCTTCTGGCCACGCTGCAGGGCAGTGAGCTGTGCTTCGTCGCGCTGCCGTCCAGCGCGTTGCGTTCGGTGCTCGCCCCCCACGCGCAGCTGCTGAGCGGCAAGATGCTGGTGAGCCTGACCAAAGGTATCGAAGCCCACACCTTCAAACTGATGAGCGAGATCCTCGAAGAGATCGCTCCGCAGGCGCGCATCGGCGTGCTGTCCGGGCCCAACCTGGCCCGTGAAGTCGCCGAGCATGCGTTGACCGCCACCGTGGTCGCCAGCGAAGACGAAGAACTCTGCCAGAAGGTCCAGGCCGCTCTGCATGGCCGTACTTTCCGTGTGTACGCCAGCGCCGACCGTTTTGGCGTGGAACTGGGCGGGGCACTGAAAAACGTCTACGCGATCATCGCCGGCATGGCGGTGGCTTTGGGCATGGGCGAAAACACCAAGAGCATGCTGATCACCCGGGCCCTCGCGGAAATGACCCGTTTTGCCGTGAATCAGGGGGCCAACCCGATGACCTTCCTCGGGCTGGCTGGCGTCGGTGACCTGATCGTCACCTGTTCCTCGCCCAAGAGTCGCAACTATCAGGTCGGGTTCGCCCTCGGTCAGGGCTTGAGCCTGGATGAAGCCGTGACGCGCCTGGGCGAAGTCGCCGAAGGCGTGAACACCCTCAAAGTGCTCAAGGCGAAGGCCCAGGAAGTGGGGGTGTACATGCCGCTGGTCGCCGGGCTGCACGCCATCCTGTTCGAAGGGCGCACGCTCAATCAGGTGATTGAACTGCTGATGCGTGGCGAACCCAAGACCGACGTCGATTTCATTTCCACCAGCGGTTTCAACTGA
- the mazG gene encoding nucleoside triphosphate pyrophosphohydrolase, which yields MYSLEDLLHLMSRLRDPQFGCPWDIKQTYATIVPHTLEEAYEVADAIERGDFDHLQGELGDLLFQVVYYSQLAREEGRFEFAGVIDSITRKLIRRHPHVFPTGDLYAPLDVPRLSEEQVKQRWEEIKAEERAEKSAAPQQLSLLDDVPAALPALSRAAKLQKRAGQVGFDWPDALPVLDKVREELDEILEAMADNDPAAVADEVGDLLFSVVNLARHLKVDPETALRGANGKFERRFRFIEQALRDTHRPMEDCTLEELDALWGEAKRQEKNLPSCG from the coding sequence ATGTACAGCCTTGAAGACCTGCTGCACCTGATGAGCCGTCTGCGCGACCCGCAGTTCGGTTGCCCCTGGGACATCAAGCAAACCTACGCCACCATCGTCCCGCACACCCTCGAGGAAGCCTACGAGGTCGCTGACGCCATCGAGCGTGGCGACTTCGATCACTTGCAGGGCGAGTTGGGCGACCTGCTGTTCCAGGTGGTTTATTACAGCCAGCTGGCCCGGGAAGAAGGGCGTTTCGAGTTCGCCGGCGTCATCGACAGCATCACCCGCAAGCTGATCCGTCGTCACCCGCACGTGTTCCCCACCGGCGACCTGTATGCGCCGCTGGATGTGCCACGCCTGAGCGAAGAGCAGGTCAAGCAGCGCTGGGAAGAGATCAAGGCCGAGGAGCGCGCCGAAAAGTCTGCGGCGCCGCAGCAACTGTCCTTGCTCGACGACGTGCCCGCTGCACTGCCGGCGTTGTCCCGCGCGGCCAAGCTGCAAAAGCGCGCAGGGCAGGTCGGGTTCGATTGGCCCGACGCGTTGCCGGTGCTGGACAAGGTGCGCGAAGAGCTCGACGAAATCCTCGAAGCGATGGCCGATAACGATCCGGCGGCGGTGGCCGATGAAGTCGGTGACCTGCTGTTTTCGGTGGTCAACCTGGCGCGTCATTTGAAAGTCGACCCGGAAACCGCGCTGCGCGGCGCCAATGGCAAGTTCGAAAGACGCTTCCGTTTTATCGAACAGGCATTGCGCGACACCCACCGACCCATGGAAGATTGCACCCTCGAAGAGTTGGACGCCCTGTGGGGCGAAGCCAAACGTCAGGAAAAGAATTTGCCCAGCTGCGGTTGA
- the fabA gene encoding 3-hydroxyacyl-[acyl-carrier-protein] dehydratase FabA, whose translation MTKQNAFTREDLLRCSRGELFGPGNAQLPAPNMLMVDRITLISEEGGKYGKGELVAELDINPDLWFFACHFEGDPVMPGCLGLDAMWQLVGFFLGWQGLPGRGRALGSGEVKFFGQVLPTAKKVTYNIHIKRVLKGKLNLAIADGSVTVDGREIYTAEGLRVGVFTSTDNF comes from the coding sequence ATGACCAAACAAAACGCCTTTACCCGGGAAGACCTGCTGCGCTGCAGTCGCGGTGAGCTGTTCGGCCCAGGTAACGCGCAACTGCCCGCCCCGAACATGCTGATGGTTGATCGCATCACCCTGATCAGCGAGGAAGGCGGCAAGTACGGCAAAGGTGAATTGGTCGCCGAGCTGGATATCAATCCGGACCTGTGGTTCTTCGCCTGTCACTTCGAAGGTGACCCGGTGATGCCAGGTTGCCTGGGCCTCGACGCCATGTGGCAGCTGGTCGGTTTCTTCCTCGGCTGGCAAGGTTTGCCGGGCCGCGGCCGCGCCCTCGGTTCGGGCGAAGTGAAGTTCTTCGGTCAGGTCCTGCCGACCGCCAAGAAAGTCACCTATAACATTCATATCAAACGCGTCCTCAAGGGCAAGCTGAACCTGGCCATCGCCGATGGTTCGGTGACTGTCGACGGTCGCGAGATCTACACCGCCGAAGGCCTCCGGGTCGGCGTTTTCACCTCCACTGACAACTTCTAA
- a CDS encoding TonB-dependent receptor plug domain-containing protein, with protein sequence MSFGPVSSRSPLVLALLFSPPLLAEDLFADSEPLPQVLTATRLKQSPAAVPGSMTVIDSELINSSGARDISELLRLVPGMMVGNITGNQPTVNYHGTNASDARRLQVLIDGRSVYRAGLATVDWSDIPVAMEDIERIEVFRGPNTVSYGANALMAVVNIITRNPADSLGTRLKVTRGQRGIDDFYASQGVGWDSGDLRLSVSGQQDDGFDSDRRGADYRDSRRLNRINLAISQVLDEWQSLDWQFNAKEGSNQRPYTYRPVFSGITAAGNNSDVNAKDYAGSLRWNLDISPEHSLYIQGSAQHWDRQQTWRACDAEVSFSPELAELWQLNPNYTERLARNMPRYLGAGAPAGTAAEQALANNVLDQWRAGAGQTLCGDIDQSIRESRYDLELQDTLSLSDSLRLVSGVNYRYDRADSETYFNGKFDDTTWRTFGQLEWRATEHWLLQGGAMFEDTRLTGSSLTPRMAVNYLINPRHGLRAVYSEAIRSPDMFENNVNWSYRVTNLQPAAYGQGSARYFVRTRGPGDLDKERMRSRELGYNGFFVDWGLAVDVKVFHDEITGMISEPLRNNQYIASNANSSRFSGAETQIDWRLSSADRLRLTYAYVDAQASNPLDAWQTARNSGSAGWLRNWGQGWNSALFYYGDDALNGYRFERVDTRIAKRIRLGKASLELAGVLQQRLDHQPTTFVDNRYDQRRVMYFSAELVF encoded by the coding sequence GTGTCGTTTGGCCCTGTTTCATCTCGTTCGCCCCTGGTCCTGGCCTTGCTCTTCAGCCCGCCGCTGCTGGCCGAAGACCTGTTCGCAGACAGCGAACCGCTGCCCCAGGTGTTGACCGCCACCCGCCTGAAACAGTCGCCGGCCGCTGTGCCCGGCAGCATGACGGTGATCGACAGCGAACTGATCAACAGCAGTGGCGCCCGCGACATCAGCGAATTGTTACGTCTGGTGCCGGGCATGATGGTCGGCAACATCACCGGCAATCAGCCCACGGTGAATTACCACGGCACCAACGCCAGCGACGCGCGGCGCCTGCAAGTGCTGATTGACGGCCGCTCGGTGTACCGCGCCGGCCTGGCCACGGTGGACTGGAGCGATATCCCGGTGGCCATGGAAGACATCGAGCGCATCGAGGTGTTCCGCGGCCCGAATACCGTCAGCTATGGCGCCAATGCGCTGATGGCGGTGGTCAACATCATCACCCGCAACCCGGCTGACAGCCTCGGCACGCGCCTGAAAGTCACCCGCGGCCAGCGCGGTATCGACGACTTCTACGCCAGCCAGGGCGTGGGCTGGGACAGCGGCGACCTGCGCCTGTCGGTGTCCGGCCAGCAGGATGATGGCTTCGATTCCGACCGTCGCGGTGCCGATTACCGCGACAGTCGCCGGCTGAACCGGATCAATCTGGCGATCAGCCAGGTACTCGACGAGTGGCAAAGCCTGGATTGGCAATTCAACGCCAAGGAAGGCAGTAATCAGCGGCCTTACACCTACCGCCCGGTGTTTTCGGGAATTACTGCTGCCGGTAACAACTCTGACGTCAATGCCAAGGATTACGCCGGCTCCCTGCGCTGGAACCTCGACATCAGTCCCGAGCACAGCCTTTATATCCAGGGTTCGGCCCAGCATTGGGACCGCCAGCAGACGTGGCGCGCCTGCGACGCCGAGGTTTCGTTCAGTCCCGAACTGGCCGAACTCTGGCAGCTCAACCCGAACTACACCGAACGCCTGGCACGCAACATGCCGCGCTACCTGGGTGCCGGCGCACCGGCCGGAACCGCGGCGGAACAGGCCCTGGCCAACAATGTGCTGGACCAGTGGCGCGCCGGTGCCGGGCAAACCCTGTGCGGGGATATCGACCAGAGCATCCGCGAGTCGCGCTACGACCTCGAACTGCAGGACACCCTCAGCCTGTCCGACAGCCTGCGGCTGGTCAGTGGCGTGAACTATCGTTACGACCGGGCCGATTCCGAGACGTATTTCAATGGCAAGTTCGATGACACCACCTGGCGCACTTTCGGCCAGCTCGAGTGGCGCGCCACCGAGCACTGGCTGTTACAGGGCGGCGCCATGTTCGAGGACACCCGGCTGACAGGCAGTTCGCTGACGCCGCGAATGGCGGTCAACTACCTGATCAACCCGCGTCACGGCCTGCGCGCGGTGTATTCGGAAGCGATCCGTTCGCCGGACATGTTCGAGAACAACGTCAACTGGAGCTACCGGGTGACCAACCTGCAGCCCGCGGCCTACGGCCAAGGCAGCGCCCGCTATTTCGTCAGGACCCGCGGCCCCGGCGACCTCGACAAGGAACGCATGCGCTCGCGGGAACTGGGTTACAACGGCTTTTTCGTCGATTGGGGACTGGCGGTGGACGTGAAGGTGTTCCACGACGAGATCACCGGCATGATCAGCGAGCCTCTGCGCAACAATCAGTACATCGCCAGCAACGCCAACAGCTCGCGCTTCTCCGGCGCGGAAACCCAGATCGACTGGCGCCTGAGCAGTGCCGATCGGTTGCGCCTGACCTACGCCTACGTCGATGCCCAGGCGAGCAACCCGCTCGATGCCTGGCAGACGGCGCGCAACAGTGGCTCTGCCGGCTGGCTGCGCAACTGGGGCCAGGGCTGGAACAGCGCGCTCTTCTATTATGGTGACGACGCGCTCAACGGCTATCGTTTCGAACGGGTCGACACACGCATCGCCAAACGCATCCGGCTGGGCAAGGCCAGCCTGGAACTGGCCGGCGTGCTCCAGCAACGCCTCGATCACCAGCCCACCACCTTCGTCGACAACCGCTATGACCAGCGCCGGGTGATGTACTTCAGCGCTGAGCTGGTGTTCTGA